The following proteins are encoded in a genomic region of Natrinema sp. HArc-T2:
- the gdhB gene encoding glutamate dehydrogenase GdhB: MSTPPAADEAVSDDELDSALTTARRQLERAATHVDVDPGVVERLKHPTRVQQVSVPLERDGGSVEVFTGYRAQHDDVRGPYKGGLRYHPEVTADECIGLSMWMTWKCAVMDLPFGGGKGGVAVDPKSLSGDETERLTRRFAEELRNMVGPTKDVPAPDMGTDAQTMAWFMDAYSMQQGETIPGVVTGKPPVIGGSYGREEAPGRSTAIIAREAVDHYDRELSNTTVAVQGFGSVGANAARLLEDWGATIVAVSDVNGAIYDPDGIDVDAIPSHDEEPEAVTSYATELADGDSARRLSNADLLELDVDVLIPAAVGNVITADNADAIQADIVVEGANGPTTFAADAILEERDIPVVPDILANAGGVTVSYFEWLQDINRRQWSLERVNRELEEHMLDAWNDVRAEVEDGGLTWRDAAYVVALSRVAEAKETRGLWP, encoded by the coding sequence ATGAGCACGCCACCAGCCGCGGACGAGGCGGTATCGGACGACGAGCTCGACTCGGCGCTGACCACCGCTCGCCGGCAGTTAGAGCGCGCGGCGACCCACGTCGACGTCGATCCCGGCGTCGTCGAGCGGCTGAAACACCCCACGCGGGTCCAGCAGGTGTCGGTACCCTTAGAGCGCGACGGCGGCTCCGTCGAGGTGTTTACCGGGTATCGGGCCCAACACGACGACGTGCGCGGACCCTACAAGGGCGGGTTGCGCTACCATCCGGAAGTGACTGCCGACGAGTGTATCGGTCTCTCGATGTGGATGACCTGGAAGTGTGCGGTGATGGACCTCCCTTTTGGCGGCGGGAAAGGCGGCGTCGCCGTCGATCCCAAGTCATTGAGCGGCGACGAAACCGAACGGCTCACCCGCCGGTTTGCCGAGGAACTGCGCAACATGGTCGGGCCGACGAAAGACGTTCCGGCCCCGGACATGGGCACCGACGCCCAGACGATGGCCTGGTTCATGGACGCCTACTCGATGCAACAGGGCGAGACCATCCCCGGCGTCGTCACCGGCAAGCCGCCGGTCATCGGCGGCTCCTACGGTCGCGAGGAGGCACCCGGCCGGTCGACCGCGATCATCGCCCGTGAAGCCGTCGACCACTACGATCGCGAGCTCTCGAACACCACTGTCGCCGTCCAGGGCTTCGGAAGCGTCGGGGCCAACGCCGCCCGCCTGCTCGAGGACTGGGGTGCGACCATCGTTGCCGTCAGCGACGTCAACGGCGCGATCTACGACCCCGACGGGATCGATGTCGACGCGATCCCGTCCCACGACGAGGAGCCGGAAGCCGTCACGAGCTACGCGACCGAGCTCGCCGACGGAGACAGCGCTCGCCGACTCTCGAACGCGGACCTGCTCGAGTTAGACGTCGACGTCCTGATCCCCGCGGCCGTCGGCAACGTCATTACTGCCGACAACGCCGACGCGATCCAGGCCGACATCGTCGTCGAGGGCGCGAACGGTCCGACGACGTTCGCCGCCGACGCCATCTTAGAGGAGCGAGACATCCCGGTCGTCCCAGATATCCTCGCGAACGCGGGCGGCGTGACGGTGAGCTACTTCGAGTGGCTTCAGGATATCAACCGCCGCCAGTGGTCGCTCGAGCGCGTCAACAGGGAGCTCGAAGAACACATGCTCGATGCCTGGAACGACGTCCGTGCGGAGGTCGAGGACGGCGGGTTGACGTGGCGCGACGCTGCGTACGTGGTAGCGCTGTCCCGGGTCGCCGAGGCGAAAGAAACTCGCGGGCTCTGGCCGTAG
- a CDS encoding CDP-2,3-bis-(O-geranylgeranyl)-sn-glycerol synthase yields the protein MAILETIVIAFWAMLPAYVPNNAAVLAGGGRPIDGGRTWGDRRVLGDGKTWRGTAMGIVAGVALAVVLTVIEPTVSDALGFAVPRFEPLAALGLAGGAMFGDILASFLKRRSGRQRGAMFPGLDQLDFVVVSLPLTALLATDWFLTWFTLEVILVVVVVTPILHVTTNVIAYKLGLKNEPW from the coding sequence ATGGCAATACTCGAGACTATCGTGATCGCGTTCTGGGCGATGTTGCCCGCCTATGTTCCCAACAACGCCGCGGTACTGGCCGGCGGTGGTCGGCCTATCGACGGCGGTCGGACGTGGGGCGACAGGCGCGTGCTGGGCGACGGCAAGACGTGGCGTGGGACGGCGATGGGAATCGTCGCTGGCGTCGCACTCGCGGTCGTCCTGACCGTCATCGAACCAACTGTCAGTGATGCCCTCGGCTTCGCTGTCCCGCGATTCGAACCCCTCGCGGCGCTCGGCCTCGCCGGCGGTGCGATGTTCGGTGACATCCTCGCCTCGTTTCTCAAGCGCCGCAGCGGCCGCCAGCGCGGCGCGATGTTTCCCGGCCTCGACCAGCTTGATTTCGTCGTCGTCTCCCTGCCGCTGACCGCGCTGCTGGCGACCGACTGGTTCCTGACCTGGTTTACGCTCGAGGTCATCCTCGTCGTCGTCGTGGTGACGCCGATTCTGCACGTGACGACGAACGTGATCGCGTACAAGCTCGGTCTGAAGAACGAACCCTGGTAG
- a CDS encoding M24 family metallopeptidase, producing MPREHIFDEAEYERRVTRTKDRLREENLDAIVVADPANMNYLTGYDGWSFYVHQAVVVTPERDEPVWIGREMDANGARATTHLSEASIRSYSDDHVHSPYDLHPMDYVAGVLEDLEVADGRIGLEMDASYFTAKSYTRLQKNLSEAAFEDATLLVGWVRIKKSEQELAYMREAARISEHAMQAGFDAIEEGVPEYEAAAAIYDALITGTEAYGGDYPSIVPLMPSGDHTGTPHLTWTDRPFEDGDPVIIELSGCRHRYHSPLARTTFVGDPPAKLAETAEIVVEGLEAALDAAEPGVTCESVEKAWRETIAQYGLEKEDRIGYSMGLGYPPDWGEHTASLRPGDDTVLEEDMTFHMIPGIWTDELGVEISETFHVTSDGAETLAEFPRQLFTT from the coding sequence ATGCCACGAGAGCATATTTTCGACGAAGCCGAGTACGAGCGACGGGTCACCCGGACCAAAGACCGACTACGCGAGGAGAACCTCGACGCGATCGTCGTCGCCGATCCGGCGAACATGAACTATCTGACGGGCTACGACGGCTGGTCGTTCTACGTTCATCAGGCCGTCGTGGTCACGCCCGAGCGTGACGAACCCGTCTGGATCGGGCGCGAGATGGACGCCAACGGCGCGCGCGCGACGACGCATCTCTCCGAGGCGAGTATTCGATCCTACAGCGACGACCACGTCCACTCACCGTACGACCTCCATCCGATGGACTACGTCGCGGGCGTCTTAGAGGACCTCGAGGTCGCCGACGGGCGGATCGGCCTCGAGATGGACGCCTCCTACTTCACGGCGAAGTCCTACACCCGGCTGCAAAAGAACCTCTCCGAGGCCGCGTTCGAAGACGCGACGCTGCTGGTCGGCTGGGTCCGGATCAAGAAATCAGAGCAGGAACTCGCGTACATGCGCGAGGCCGCTCGCATCTCCGAGCATGCGATGCAGGCAGGGTTCGACGCCATCGAGGAGGGCGTCCCCGAGTACGAGGCCGCGGCCGCGATCTACGACGCGCTCATTACCGGCACCGAGGCGTACGGCGGCGATTACCCATCGATCGTCCCGCTGATGCCGTCCGGCGATCACACCGGCACGCCACATCTGACCTGGACCGATCGGCCCTTCGAGGACGGCGATCCCGTCATCATCGAACTCTCGGGCTGCCGTCACCGGTATCACTCGCCGCTGGCTCGCACGACGTTCGTCGGCGATCCGCCCGCGAAACTCGCAGAGACTGCCGAGATCGTCGTCGAGGGGCTCGAGGCGGCGCTCGACGCCGCCGAACCCGGCGTCACCTGCGAGTCCGTCGAGAAAGCGTGGCGCGAGACGATCGCCCAGTACGGCCTCGAGAAGGAGGATCGGATCGGCTACTCGATGGGGCTTGGCTACCCGCCGGACTGGGGCGAACACACTGCGAGCCTGCGTCCGGGCGACGACACGGTGCTCGAGGAGGACATGACGTTCCACATGATTCCGGGCATCTGGACCGACGAACTCGGCGTCGAGATCAGCGAGACGTTCCACGTGACGAGCGACGGTGCTGAAACGCTGGCCGAGTTTCCGCGACAACTGTTTACGACGTAA
- the pyrE gene encoding orotate phosphoribosyltransferase has product MTNQALIDALRGADAVQFGEFELSHGGTSEYYVDKYLFETDPGCLELIAEAFADKLESDDKLGGVALGGVPLAAATSVEADVPYVIARKQRKDYGTANLVEGRLEEGEEVVVLEDIVTTGTSLVDAIEALRDAGATVERALVVVDRQEGGRENVEDADVEMEALVTAEELLADQD; this is encoded by the coding sequence ATGACGAACCAAGCGCTCATCGACGCCCTGCGTGGGGCCGATGCCGTCCAGTTTGGCGAATTCGAACTCTCCCACGGCGGCACCAGCGAGTACTACGTCGACAAATACCTCTTCGAGACCGATCCGGGCTGTCTCGAGTTGATCGCCGAAGCCTTCGCCGACAAACTCGAGAGCGACGACAAACTCGGCGGCGTCGCGCTGGGCGGCGTCCCGCTTGCCGCCGCGACGAGCGTCGAAGCCGACGTTCCCTACGTCATCGCGCGCAAGCAGCGCAAGGACTACGGCACCGCGAACTTGGTCGAGGGCCGGCTCGAGGAGGGCGAAGAAGTCGTCGTTCTCGAGGATATCGTGACGACGGGGACGAGTCTCGTCGACGCGATCGAGGCACTCCGTGACGCCGGCGCGACCGTCGAGCGCGCGCTGGTCGTCGTCGATCGGCAGGAAGGCGGTCGCGAGAACGTCGAGGACGCGGACGTCGAGATGGAGGCGCTCGTCACCGCCGAGGAGCTGCTGGCCGATCAGGACTGA